In the genome of Fusarium keratoplasticum isolate Fu6.1 chromosome 13, whole genome shotgun sequence, the window ACAAGGGAGAGCACATTCATCACGAGTATTGGGCCTGGACTAACCTGATACCGAGATGGCATGCTGCTACCACCCTTTGCACGGAACTGCAATACGTTGGTCACGCCCTGCAAGCGAGCTTCAAGCTGGATGGCAACACACGAGACACAAGCGACAACGTGAGGAAGAATCTGTAAGCAAAAGAGAGCTGTTGGTGTGCAGGATGCGACTGACTCTAAAGGCACGTCACTTGGTCTCTTGTTCAACGGCCCTCATTGTCGGCATTTGCTTTCAGCCAAGGCTGTGATGAGATTGCGTTCTTGCAGTCTTTCCGGGCGATGCGCAATGCTTATGCTAATAGAAGCTCTCGGTGTTTGTTCATGTGTTTTGAAAAGCCGCATTCGAGGACGGGGCATGATAGTTGGCATTGTTGTATCGGCGGTACCCAGGGGGCATATTCTATCGAAGTGCCCATCTATTCGTTCCGAATAGAGGGGGCATCACAACCTGTAACTGGTTCACTCCTGTAGCCACTATCAACCTATAGAaaattagctatttaacaAAAATAAGCGATCCAAAAAATTTAAACTTTTAGCCCACTTTTTCAAAGGGTGATTTTACAGGGTTATTTTTGTCAAGCAGCCAATGTTCTATGGTTGACAGTGGTTACACGAGCGACGCAGTTACAGGTTATGATGCCCCCTCTGTGATGAACAGAGGGGTTGCGTAACTCGCTTACCTGACCCCCTGGGTACATTGATCACGTCTCTGTGATGTATTCATCTTTGCACGCTGAATAATACCGCAAGGCCTCGATTATCGCCATTCGCCACAACCAAATGCTCCCGAACAACAAATCTCAGATATTCAGTGCAGGGGATACGTAAGCGACAAAATCAATCTTTCGTCCTGCATCACGTTCACGTTCACGTTCAAGTTTTGACTGGGTTCGGCCGCCAGGTGGGGCTGTGCTGATGCTGACACTTGTATGTTCCAAAACTGGTTTAGAGCCATCTCAGTCGAAGCATGGTTATGATCCCTGTCAGTCCCCATACATCTCGGTGCGAGTACGCGCACAGGACCTCAGTTATCATCGGACGAGGAGTTTGACCGATCGGTGCAACTATTTGACTCCATCGGACCGCAGCTGAAATGCGGCAATCGCTGTTGTTGAAAGAAAAGTTGACTGGGCGTGTTAGTACTTAGTGCGGCATTCTTATTGATGCCTTCACGAGAGGCAGATTTACAGTGACAAGACTAAGCTTGCTTGCTGGAGGCCGATGATTGAACAGAACAGAAAGACGCAAGAGCTCGCAATCCCCTAAACACTTGACGATGCGGGCCTTATACATGCTCATTCTTGCACTTATGCTCCCACTTTGGGTTTTCATGACCGAATGTTTCAAGCCGTCTCGTATCAAAAGAAACGATATCCCCATCAAATTTATTTTCAACTATCCAAAACAAGAGTGCTTCTGATGTTCACATTGACCGCCAACAGACAATCTCCCGGAACATTGCCCTTCCTAGGCAATGGACTGGTTTTTCTCCACCCACGTCAGAAGCTGTTTGGTTGGTTTACTGAGTATTAGCGCCCTAgtttccttttccttgttcATGTCTCTGACACTACCACCAGGTGTATCCAACAAATGGCCAAGAAACTCTGGGCGTTGTGATCCCAATTCTTCCACCAGGTGTGATTATAGCCAACCCAGTAAACTTGGATTTCATTTTCAAGCATGAGGAGTTATTCAGAAAAGGCCATTTTTCCGCAGTCGCCTTCAGGACATTTTCGGCTatggcatcgtcaacgtTGATGGAGACCTCTGGAGACGGCAACGCGCAGCAGGGACATATTCCTTCAATGGATTAACGATAAAACGCCTTACAGAAACGGAGCTACCAAGAACTTTGCAGCAGACTCTGCGTCAACTGGATCAATATGCGAATATCGGGATAGCTatcgacctcgaggccatgctgCACGAGTTTACTACTCAGCTGATAGGCAGGCTAGCCTACGGGGTTGAGATGTATGCACACGACGAGTTTACGAAAGCGTTTGACCATGCTTCAGCTGAGATTGCAAAACGTTTTCAGAGCCCTTTGTGGAGATTGACCGAGCTGATTACCGGCGGGAAACTCACCCAGTCTGTACGGGTGATCAAACGATACGGCCAAGACTTCATGCTGTTGCCCGGCGAAATGGCGAAGATGGCCCCAGGGATCTTGTGGAGAGCAACGTGGCACCCAGCTTGATTGGAACCTTGCTTGATTCTCTCGGGGGACAAGAACTTGTAGCTGATTCAGCACTCAACTACCTCTCGGCGGGAAAAGACACCATCGCCCAAGCCTTGACATGGACATATTATCTTCTCATATTACACCAAGGAGTGGCAGGGAAGGTCTCTCACCTTGTAAACGGCACCGGAAGCCGGGGCACGCAAGACAGTAGCTGCCAGGGCCCGATGATACAGCAGGATCTCAGTCTAGAGACGACTCACTTTATCCTCGCCGTTTTCTATGAGTCTTTGAGACTTTACCCGCCCATACCATTCGAAATGAAGCAGGCACAAGATGATACTACCCTGCCTGATGGTACATTCATTCCAAAGGGATCTGTTGTTCTTTGATGCACGTGGGCAATGAACCGTTCAGCCAAGACATGGGGTGATGATGCGGATATTTTTAGGCCCGAACGATGGTTAGAAGGTGGGAAAATCAAACAAAGAAGTGCTAGTGAGTTTCCTGTTTTTCAAGGTGGTGCGAGACTGCTTgggaaagaagatggccgagctgaTAGCGGTTCAAGTAATCGCGACGTTAACACGGTCGTTTACTTTCGAGCGAGCCTTTGAAAGGGAAAAGACGAGTCCGACGCACCCTACGTTGCCCATGGAAGATGGTTTGCAAGTCTTGTAAGGGAGGGCTACCCCTTTGGCATCGCTATTGTAGTGGCCTTGACTGGCTGAAGATAGATGAACGCTGAATCCTGTAAATTGTGTGCGTAACACCTGGTGCAATCTGCTCAATAGCCTCTGCTGATGCCAAATTCtccccatcaccaagaatCCCTCTTCACGCCCAAAAATAGCTGGCCACTTGTGTGGTCGGCAGTCAGTCATCCAATTACCATGAGTCTCCTTTACCGCAAACGCCGCTTCCAATACTGTACGGGATCCCACTTCGAGTGTGCGTGAAAACGCGGCCATAAAAAGTTTCATTAGCACACTGAAGGGAAAGGATTGGTCTCTGAATAGTTGAGTAGTACAGAGGCCAGGCTCACATTGACTTGACTAACTAATACCTTGTGCAAGTCGGGCTACCAACACCAACTGGATGAGTTCTGTCGCATAATGCCGGGCCGGTCCGGAAGCTTTGGGGTCGATTGCTTTCAGAATATGATCCGTAGACGTCTCGGGCGGGGGGCCAACGGAGCTGACCTCGACTGACGCCAACAATTGCTaccagaccaagaaggacctACTCATTGCCATTACCAAGCATTAACAAGCCCGATAACTTCAACAGCTTTTCCATCACCAAACTGTGTGTTCATCGGACCTGAGTAGGTTGAGCTCCAAGTCATAGCCTGCCAGTGCTCGAAGGACTGGAAAGTTAACAACAGTGTGCTTAAGTTAGAGGCACCACAATAACCGCGGCCCGTCATTTTGTTCAGCACGACGCTTGTCTCACAAGTTACGGGGAAGTCTGCCTTAGAGTGTGGTGGTAGCCAGAGGAAGAAAGTTCCGTTCAATATGATTCAAGTCAACTGACGACCCAAACCATAACCGGTGGCAGAGTGCTTTGAGACACATCCTCAGCAGTGATTATCCCTGCATCGGCGAGAGAGTCTGTGGGTGGAACTCCGAAGGCGCACCGTTCTGGAGTACACGACGTATTCAGAGAGCATCAAGCGCTGTGAAAACTCAACTAATATGACGTCCCTCGAAATCCTAGGAACAGTCATGGGCTTCATACGGACATGCTATTCCGCGTCATAAAGACACTTTTTTCGTGTATTCGAACGGATGACGATGTCATAGCTGCATCTAATGGTAGGTTGAACTTGGAGTTCTTGCCCTATGCCACCCACATATTAGCTACTATGGACGTGGCCATGGAACATCAATGTGAGACAAGTAAAGCTGAGTACTTACATGGGGTGTGTGGTAGCGGCACCTCTTCTGCAGGTGCAGTGTGCTCAACCGAAGACTCGAAAGCAGGTGCATCCTCCCCCGTCCAGTTGGTGTCGGCGTCTTCATCGAATAGCTTCCAAGCTGCCATTTCTGCATCCATAGACATAGATGGAGTTGCCATGGTTTGCAAGGAGATTTGGTGTTGAATGATGGGATGATACTATCTTGAGATGGCTGAACAAAGGACGAGAAtcatcaactccaagacCCAGCTTTCCTCATGGTTTCAACATGGTAGACGTCGCTGCTCGCTCCTGCCAATCTAACATGGTGACTCGTGACTGAAGACTTGTGAGGAAGGAACTACATAGGATGTGGGTTGCGCTTCATGGTATGAGGAAGGAACTCGTTGGGGTCTGGGTTTCGCGTCACCATGTGAGGAAGGAGCATTACTAAAATTATGTACCAAAGTGTGCAAATCCATTGATCACAAGGGTTTTCATGGTGTTTTTACTTGAATCATTTCAATTATTTCTCAAGTTAGTAAATAGGGTTATCCACTGACTCTTAAGAGCCAGGATAAAGATTCATAACTTCATTAGGCCATGAATTGCCAGAGTAGGTTATGCATTTACTAAATCTTCGCTCCTGGCTTGGTTCAGTAATATAAGGATGGCTTATAGTGAAGCGCAAACATGAATGTTGCAAAATGGTATCTTCAGAGTGCAAGACTGACTACGTTAATTGAGATAAGGCCTACTAAATTCCCCTCAGAAATTATCTATGAGAATCGATTTAGTTACTCGTTCTCTCTTAAGATATTATACCACCCAAGCGTGGAACGTTAACCACTCTTGGTTGGTTTCAGCAGAGGGTCATAGGCTTTCACAACCGAGCCACTTGATGTCCTGAACGCTGTGGGTAAAACATGGAACTTTTTCGTCAACAACGACCACTGCGAATATATCTTCAACTGCCGCTCAGTTTTCCCACGTACTTTGACAAAGGTCACCAGGTCGTCTTGACTGAGAAAGCCCCACGTAGGGACTGAAAAGTCTGAAAGTCATCTCAAAGCTTCCATCACCACAGCTTGAGACATAACATCTGAACAACACTCAGCCTTGCTGGATGCAGAAGGGGGCGAACTTTCTTGATTACGCTATCCCAGCTATCACTAGCATCCGACCCAACTCCATGCGATCGCCCTTCCCCAGACCCAAGCTTCAGGAGGTCATCGCCTGGCGTCGAGTATCTGGGATTTCTGACCCACATTTAGAACAAGGCAAAATACAAAACAACCTTCACCAACCCGTCAGCAGGGCCATAGACAGTGTCGACAGCGATAGCATTGTTGCCTGGCCTCTGATAGCTTAACTCGCACCACTTCAAACCGCTTCAAGCTGATTGAAGCGaaaaaagtaaaaagaaTGACAACTCGGCATTTGCCATTCACGATCATGACATGGTAACATTTCTATGACTGAAGATTAGACACATGATAgaatattaaatttaagtGCATTTGCGGCATATTCTTCATGCAAACGCTTCACATGCTGAAgcacctccatcatctcgcgGGGCAATTTTGCTACACTGATATCGCCGAACCGATTGGCTGTGATTGAGACGCAAAAGGCAGTTGATGAATCACTTGTACAGCTCAAGAGCGATGTTTGCGCTATTTCCGAACAAGTTGGCTGTGATTGAGACACCAAAGACAGTTGTTTAGTCACCTGTACAACCCGAAGGGGATGTTTGTATTATTGTAGAGCAGGGTGGCTGTGATTGAGACCGTAATATGTCTATTTACGGAATCATTTGCACAATGTAAAAGCATCGTTTGTTTGATTGCTGCACAGCTTGACGGTGATTGAAGGCTTGGTGAGTCAATGCTCCTGAATCACCAATACAACCAACGAACATCGCGCCTGTGATTCAAGAAAACAGGTCGCGTTGGGCAACTTTTGATTGCCTCAGAATATCTATAAAAACCAGAgtctcttccctctcttccaCCTTCATTCTTACTCCATCATTCGCACGTTACCCTCAGAGACTACAAGTGCCACGATACCTTTCCCACTTCAACTATATCGTTGTCTTCCTCAGACTTCTTTCAAACCCATTCTCTCTTCTACAATCACCACCGTCTGCACGGCAGGCTCCGGTCAGTCGGTGGTGTTGCAGACATTCTTTCGCACCCTTCGACGGGAAGATCCTCGGCTGTATCTCTCGTCATTGAGGTATACTGCCAGCCACATCCTGCCTCTACATCTGGCTTTCACGCAGTCACCAGGGGTGCTGAGACTCCCCTTTCACCAGACTCTTTGATCTTATCAGCCCGCCTCATTTCGTTGCGCTTTTCATTGGTAAGTTATCCGGTCTACCCCCCTGTGCTAGGTGATTTGGCTGATATTTTCCCCCTGCAGCTTGACAATGGCATCTATCACAACCCAGGACCATCTTCTCTTCAAGGAGATGCCACGCGTCCCATGGCCTTCAAGCCAGACCAGCAGAGAGATGTTCGCCGTAGAGATGCTCCAGAACTACGAATATCTTGACTCCACTCCCAACATCCCTGCGTCGATAAGGGGGGAGGGTTACACCCGAGTCTGAAAGTCAATGGCCGGCTGCGACTCTAcaagggagaaggaggctaCCTCTTCAGTCGTGATGCAAACCATGACCAATCAATGGTCATGTTCATGAAGGGGGCTGCTCAAGTCATCGGTAAGTCGCAATTCTCTTTCGGCAAATGTAACATTTGAAAGCTAATGGCCCCCGAGTTGTTTTACCTACCAAATTACTCGAACGCGGCGAGACCTTCCGCAATTTGTCAGATCAAACTACGGACACGGTGGAAAGGATCACTATACcgcccagccagcctctAGTCCGAAGCGCAAACAATGTCTTTGATAAATTTGTCTTCTCGCTTTTGTCCACGTTCGGGACCCAGATTGCAACTTCCACATGCGGGATACCCTACTCGTAAGCAACTTCGGTGGCTCCAATCTCCAGACAAACGCAACGTCTATTGCAAACGCCATGCTACCCGAAGTCCGATGGGTCTTTAGTGATGGGAGGTTCGCCCTACGAGACCTGATCAACCTTTCCCCCGTGTATGATTCCTGGCCCGCGGGCCATGGTAGCTGTGTCTACCTTCGAATCTACACCCACCCGTGCGATCGACCAGCCAATACCTTTAGCGACGCCTCACAGAGCGACATCAATTGGAACGTGTACTTCTACGCTGGCCAGGGTATTGATGTGCGAGCACGGCCAAGGTCACATGACAAGTTAACTTCATCAGACGCTGCCTCCCTTCACTACAAACTGGCTTTTAAGTCACAGCATCGATACATGATTCCTTTGCTCTTCTGGTCAGCAGAATGGATCTCGAAGAATCTCTTGGACATGGCAGAGCAAGCAATGATGTTGGCTTTGAGCACTTATCAGCCCTGGGTGTTGAAAGACGTAAACCCTGAAAAGAATTCTGCTCAAATCGTGGAACATCAGCGACAAGCACAGTTCCTGACAGTGACCGCACAAGCTACCGCTCAGAAAATTAGCTGGCCACGGCTCAACCCATTTGGTTGTAACATCAGCAGTCCAGTTTTCGTGACGGGTGTAAACAAGTTTATCAACTGCATTCGCATGCCGGCAGGAGATTCCAACCTCAGGACATTCACCACCTATCGAGTGCGACGAACCGCTCAGAAAGTAGGCGCTGAGCTCTGGAATCTCTCTATCACACTCTTCGACCCCGACACTATAACATCAAGCATGATGACGTTCAGCTTCAAGCCAGAGAACAAGGCCATGCGCCTTCAGCAACCCGGTGTTCGATACCTTGTTTTCGAGGTCATggacgacaagaagccacACTCCAACGCATGGGTTGGCATGCCATCTGTAGGGCCGTTTCAGAACTTTGATCGCCCATCTAGTTTGGCTGTACGAGTTGAATGGTTGATGAAAGCCAGGGTGAATGGTATAGCAGCCCACTGCAAAGGATCAACCTGGATCTCCACCCTGTCAGACAGTGGGTGGTCCAGAGGGATTTTGAGAGCATGGTACGCCTTTACCGAACTGTCATGAATCTTATTCAGGCACTTGAAGGGGTGGAATACACAGGGCCCCTGGACGGTTTCACTAGGTCCCTTACCTTTGGTCATCTCACGGTTCGAGAGTTGCAGACAGACCATCTTAGGCAACGCTATCGATGGGTTGATCGGCCAACAAAGACCTGTCCTGTCCCCGCAAGAGCCACTTGGGAGGAGAATTACAATCTCATGATCCGACAATTCTCTTCGACTGTCACCCATGTTGGGCCCTCTTCCCCACCAACCATCGCCTCCGACGTGATGATTCGCGAAGTTTCGGACACAATACAAGGTACATCAACTGTTCGCCCAAGATGCGACTCTTGCGTCGTCTGTACAACTACCACGAATGCCATCGACTGTGTTCCAGATCCATCTAGCACACATGGGCATGTTTGCATGCTTTGTTCTCTTCTCAATCGGCCCTGCACCTTCACTTCGAGAGCTGAGTCACGGTCTTCCGGCccagttaacccatcgagggccaggctctaactataataaagaacacatttttaATACATCATAGCATTATATCCTAATACTAATATAgtagcctttttttttaaccttttaTTACTAGTAATTAAAgagttatatataattataatattataaaagattaagCCTCTTATGGGGTGtttaattactttaacctctatataagaaataagagaatTATCCCTTTCTACCTTCTCTTAAGATTATATTCTCTTAACATAATATCTACTAATATAATGCCTGTAAGAACCACAATCGATCGATCGTATGACCCTGCCGCCAATGCCGCCATTGCTGCCGACTATAGGGACCGGCACCCTCTCATTTCTCCCTTCCTGGAGAGAGCTGAGTCACGACGCCAATGGGGTGAAGAACCACCGTTCCGGGGAGGATCATCAGGGGCCGGTTTTGCAGTATACCCAACGGGTCCGCACCGATTCCTTGCCTACCACTATACCATGAGTCCGAGCTAACTTTCAACTGTGCGCAGAGTTCAGGTACCACTGGAAGAGAGAATTGGGttggagggagaagaagaggatgcaggtgaggatgaggcgcAGTAGATGAGGACGACTACGAATGGAGGTGATAATAGTGTTGTTTTGCACAAGGCAGCTCAATCTGGTTCAGCGATTTCAGTCGTAGAATGAAATACACAAAGTAGTTGCTTTGACATATCTTTGCAAACAAAGAGCTTATTGGCTTTCCATTGCAAATGAACTCTCTGCCGACTCCCTGTCTGCAAACTGTGACTGCCCTTTTGGTTTGGCGAAGCCATTCGCATCCAAGACTAGCCGACGCCCACATTTTCCCCTTTCTCCTACAACACCAGTCAAGCCCCTCCTATCGGCCCGAGACGCATACAGCCGGCTTTAATACTCCTAGATCAATAACAAGCAAAAACCCTGAGAAGGTGGAGGGCAGTATCAGAATGGCAAGGCCCACCATGTGAACAGTCTCAATAAAACTTGCATCATCAAGCACCATAGCGATAACAACCCTCAAACAGCAGGCCGGATCTCGGATTCCATGGGGTTCTATCCTCCTCTTGCACCTCCCCTCTAAGAGCAGCAAGCCATTGTCGTTGCATTGGGTCTGTATCATCCACACCACCCTCCCTAGCCGGAATGAACGGCTCTGCGCCAAGGCCGACCACCATACTCACAAGCGATGGTTGCCTCCTTTGAAGCAGATTGACGCCCCACGCGTGGCGGTGATAAATGTTACCCAAAAGACTCCCATAGAAATGATGCCTTTCTATAttcatgttgatgttggcgcCCTTTCGAGGAACTTCCAAGTCGTCTTGGGATGTGTCTCGTCCATGTATTGGCACAGCATCTCGGTTGGGCACGGGCCAGGCAATCCGGTGCTTTGAGGGTGGAACAGAATATCATCATGATGAACTGGAAGAGAAGGTTATGGACTTCTTACGAGAGCTGATTCTCAATTTTATGGTCTTGGAGCATGATTTCCGGAAGTGCCCCCCATCTACCTAGAACGATGTGGTATTCCTATGAAGAGCAAGGGGCCAGGCGAGGGGACGGCCTAGACGGCGCTTTGGAGGGTGAACTCGGCCACATCTCCTTCGGCTGCGCTATTCTCAATGACGAGTTTGAGCACAACGTATGCTTCGTCATTCAAGAGGCAGCTTACCCAGCCCCATGTTTTCCAGAGTAGCTCCAGGGGTGTCGGGTATTCCCTTCGCCGCACTCCAACACCAATGAACCTCAGTCACTCAATCTTGGCGCCCTGGCCCAAAATATATTTCACTCCCTAAATGGCAGTCATTTCAATGCCTTTCGACCCTGTACGGATGTCGATGGTAAGGAGGTACGTTAGCAGTGGCGTTACAGTGCAGTCGGAAGGACAAGGGGTTGCTGCGAAGCGATCAACCCCAAAGCCCTTGAGATCGCTAATGATGGAATTATTAATGTCTCCTCCCTCTAATTGCCGGATATTTTTTCCCGGATGATGTTGCGGGTATAGACAAGGAAAAGCCCAGAGTGTCGCATTGACGGTGGAAATTGATCACATTCATCAACACCGGCCCGAATCATCGACATGGATTAAACTACACGCTATCAATCGCCTTTTTCAACCATCATCAGACACCGCACACGACCGCATGGATTGAGGATTCTGGATTCATATACCGAGGCTTCAATCATCTAGCTCAACTACTGAACAACTACTCTGCGATGGTCCATCTaggctgggctgggatgACGTAGAATCGGGGCAATGGTCATCAAAGAGCCCCTTGCCAAACTTTTCCAGCAAAAACTCCCGCACATCTTCATTTCCTCCATTCCCTACAGCTAACCCTTCCGAGTCTCCATCGATTTTGAGACCCTCAAGGCTAGTAGCTCTGGACAAAGCGACGTAGACCTGGCCCTCGGCAAAAGCGCGAGACAAGTTGACGATGACACGGTTCAGAGTCATGCCCTGACTCATGTGAACGCTAATCGCCCATCCCGGCAGAAGCGGAATCTGCGTCCGGTGAAGCAGGGAATACGGCTCTTTACCGTACGAGTTGACCATGCagttggcaaagatggtgcgTGTCTTGCCGTTTTGAAATTTCACCACCGGCCATTTCGTCGCCCTGAACTTGGCGATCTGGAGTTCCCTGAGCGTCGCGTACTCCCCGTTGATGACCTGCCAGGGTGGAAGCATGTCATCCTTGCGTTTGGCCCTTGGCAAAACTGAGGGGTCGTAGTCTTCAAACCCGCAGATTATGCCCTGGCTCCCGTTGCACAGCCCTGCTGAGATGCTCAGGTTGACCTGCAGCACGACCAACATACCCACCCTCAGAATGACCTCGGGCTCCAGCCGGTGATCCTTGCAGGCGACCAGTGTTCCGTCCGTGTTCCGCTTGTTGTGGTATCTTAAGTGCTGGTGTTGTGGGTTCCAGTTGAACTCGTCTATCGCGTGGTAGTTGATTGTTGGCGTCTTGAGTTTGTTGAAGTTCTCCCGGTTCACCTTGTTGACCTCATGCTTCATGCAAAGCAGTTGGGCCGCCCCGCCTACCTTGCAGGGATGGTCAATGAGGGTCTGGGTCTCGTCTCTTGTAAAGGGAATTCCGAGTCGGCATTTTTGCAGCATTTGAATGAAGGCCTGATCTTTCTGGCGATGGATCTCTCGGAGGTGGACATGCTCAAAATTggccttcttccaggccatgCTCTTGAATGCCCATTTGTCCCTCTCTTCGAATGGGCCGTGGCAGTCGTCGCAATTGAACTcggtctcgtcgtcgttAGCGAGCATCTCTCCTCCGCACAAGTAGCAAAACTGGAACGGCTTCACTGGCGGCAGCTGGCAAAAGTCTCCCGTCACGATCAACTGCAGGCCTCCAAATGGGGGCGGGTCTTTCTCCATCCTGTTCTCGTAGTAATTCCAACACCTAACAGCCGTGATGCAGTGGTTCATGCGCTCGAGGTAGTGGTTCTCAACCATGCTGATCTCGTCAATAATGAGCACGTCCGTGTCCCTGATGCGCTTCCTGATGTGCTTGCGGAAGCCCTCCTTGATGAGACTGTCGAGGTCGTACTTGAGGTGGTTGGGTGTCCAGCCCATGTACGACCAAGTCGACATGCCGTTGACCTGCAGGGCAGCTTTTCCAGTGGGGGCGACGATGTTGACAATCTTACCCATGTCTTCCAGCTTCTTAACAACGGCCTTGAGGATAGTGGATTTGCCGCAGCCGGCAGAGCCGGTGTAGAAGACGTTGCGACCGCGCAGGATCAAGTCGACGACATCTTGCTGCTCCTTGCACAGCGTTGGTTCGGTATCCACCTTGTCCATGGAGTTTGCCGAAATTCCTTGGATGCGAGGTTTTGCTTGAGATGGCggctcatcttcttcgtcgtcgcttACATATGAGattgacaagaagccatcttcatcacGCTCAATCCGATCGTGCAAGGCTTGACGTCGAGCAATAGCTTTAGGAGTCGGCTCCCTGTCTGAGTCTGAGTCGGATGAGATGTCGATGATAGCCCCGGGCGGCGGACGAGACGGCGTCATGCTGGCCGGTCGCCTTCTCTTGGTACCAGCCATCCTTGAGTGGGGGGAAGGAGTCGCGGGCGTGATGGGCGCTTGTGGTGAGAAGCGGACTTCATCCTTGGCGCAAGGCAATAAGGGGATACTGGGGCTAGGGGTTGGCTGTGCCATGGCCACTGGAGGTGGTAGTGAATAACAGCGATAGCGGAGACTGTTAGACGTAAGGTACCATACAAGCGCGGCCCCCGTAATGGCATGTGGAGTTGGAGTCGGTGCTTGGTCGTCAATTGAATCGAGATGGTTGGACAGATGAGGTCACTGCAGCGCGATCGGAGACGACGCGGTGCGGGCTTCCTTTCCCTTGGCACGCTAAGAGGTCACATGAGCAAATAGTGGATCAGTAGGGGCCTTCTCTCATCATTGCGTCCGAGGCAATGAGGATTATCTTGTTGCAGGTAGGCATCTTTGATAGAGTAGACCCCAGAACATGGATGTTTTAAGacttttttcctttttttcttcaaaGAACGATATTTGAGGCCATGCTCTTCCATATACCTACGTCCAGTGTTTGCATGTGATGATGGCCCCATCAGGACTAACAACTGCTTGACCCACGATCACGGCCCCGACTACCCTAAACTCCCGGGACAGATTAGAAGCAAAGTTACAATGTTCCACAAGAATTTCACAACCAGAAGGCGACGTGATATAGCGGTGACCGCATCAGGTTCTAGCTCATCAGAACAGCTAACAGAAAAGCTTCGACTTG includes:
- a CDS encoding Bulb-type lectin domain-containing protein, with translation MLPEVRWVFSDGRFALRDLINLSPVYDSWPAGHGSCVYLRIYTHPCDRPANTFSDASQSDINWNVYFYAGQGIDVRARPRSHDKLTSSDAASLHYKLAFKSQHRYMIPLLFWSAEWISKNLLDMAEQAMMLALSTYQPWVLKDVNPEKNSAQIVEHQRQAQFLTVTAQATAQKISWPRLNPFGCNISSPVFVTGVNKFINCIRMPAGDSNLRTFTTYRVRRTAQKVGAELWNLSITLFDPDTITSSMMTFSFKPENKAMRLQQPGVRYLVFEVMDDKKPHSNAWVGMPSVGPFQNFDRPSSLAVRVEWLMKARVNGIAAHCKGSTWISTLSDSGWSRGILRAWYAFTELS